The genomic interval cgTCCTTGTTACAACCATATATGTAACACATtgctatttttatttacaatgatatACACATTGCTATTTGTATATTCACAAAGACACAattacgaaatttgaagctacAACATTGCACTTTTTGACTTTCTGCGATAATATCTATATTCGTCTGAAAgtttaacattttgaataaaagatTAGGGAGAGCCTTCCCCGACAAAGAGATTTTTATATGATAACAATCTAAAATCGGACATTTAATAAAAAACTTAAAGATATTGAGAGAGGGCTTCCCACAACGAAGCGTTTCTATCTAATATTATCGACAATATCAGCTAAATATCTAACACTTTGAATATCTTTTTGACTGACTACTCAGATGAGGGCGGGCTTTTCCCGACCGACAAAGCGTTTTTATTCGACAGTATCGTCTAAAAATCGAACCCTTTGAATGACTTACACAGATTTGAGGTTGAGGTCTGGCCTGACAAAGAGTTTTTATCCGATAGTATCATCTAAAAATCTAATATTGTTAAAAACTTAGACTACACAGAAGATAGAGGGTATTTCCCGACAAGATTTTCTGTAACCATCGTAAATATTTGACCTTTATCGATAATCCGGTCATGAAATTTTGTGCAATGTCGCGCTTGCATGAGTTCAGCATTCCCGTTAATTTCTTTTATCTCACAGGTTGCAGTATAGAGAATGCAAGTATTAAATAAGTAATCAAAACAATGCTTCTGTTTTTACTTGTATCCTATACTTCCAGTCTACTTCTGTTTGTTATGTCGACAGCTTttttgttagtctgtaaggtacgccgtgacgggacgccctcacacatcggccaaacCCTCCTTGAGAGGAGGTCGGTAAGGGcagaacgtcacgacgtatcttacagtctacttttttgtgtgtaacattCATCAGGAAATCGTTTTTTCAAAATAACGTGAGTTCTATTCGTGGTCGTATGCATGTAGGTACAGTGATGCACTCAATATCTATTGGGATCGTGTCCGTAGAGTGACGCTGTCTGGTAAATGTAGACTATATGGCGTAAATCATCACTTATATTGACACCAAATGTccattttaaaagataaaaaaatgaacatgtgGAAAGGGGACTAacattattttctgaagtcattaCTAGAGGGCGCTACACTAGGAGAaatgttttcttgatttcattgaatttcTTTGGGATTTTATCAtacagtcgttggtggcgctgtttataagaaaaataattgcgatcatttcatttgaattcatttttgttttccacttACTCTCGGCTATTCAGCTCACCACTGATGGATCGCTTGTTGGCCGGGGTAGACTGGTGGTGGATAGTCTTAGTAACCGAGACTGTATACACAGTTGCCACTTGGACAACCAACACAAATGTGTTCGCTTTAAGTGGTTGCCATTACCAAAAACCTTAGACAATCCGGAcaataatgtgatgtaatgctaCACGTGACCTATGAAAAAACTGGTGAGGTATATGAGCCAATTAGTTTTTATACCTATATTTGATTCAATACAAATTCTGCAATGTTCAGAGTATCATATCGGATATGTAATAGGTATTCTctgttacatacacacatatgaatGTCAGTATGATCTTCTCGAACAAGAATGTGCATGAGTCATAAATGACATATTCTTATTAATAATACGTCTGGACATATTGTTCGTAACAGGGGACATATACTCATGAATGTTTGCACTCCCACACATAAATATCCCGAACAAGAATATGTATGAGTTATACAAACATATTCTTATTCATAATACTATTCCAGCGTATTCAGGCTTCCATATTGGGTTTGCCTAAATATTCTTTGCAAAATACTTTAGGGAATATGAGaatgaatatgtatgtcaatttaCCCAACATATTCACTTTAAAATACTACGCATATGCAATATTCCGAAATATTCCGTAATATTCACACTGGCATACGTAAGCATACAGAGATATAAGAATATTTCAGCATACTTCTGGCATACATAAAGTATTGCTGACATATGCTTGTTCGCATAGTACTGAATATGCAGCATTTGGTGCAgtgccattttcaaaatatcatggCATACGTCAAAGAATAGTCTATTCgaagtgggtttttttttgtaatgatcTGATCAAACAGAACTGACTGAGAAATCATAACTAATAACAGATGTCTTATCATCATTAATCTTCGTAACATTATCTAAATCAGTTTGGAGATCTGTCCTAAGAGAATTGGCATATGGTgagaaaaatatcaataaacCACTAGTGATCATGGTTCCACCGGAAAGAAAGAATACTGAACTGTAGTTTCCACTTCTATCATACAGTAAACCTGAGGTAGATAAATAGTTAGAAGAAAGGGTAGATTAATACAAGAAATCAACACACTATTATTCACTGCTAGGATTAGGAAGAAATAACAGAAATAACATTGTCGGATAATGTATAAATCCAAGAGGGAACACCCCAGTAAGAAATGAAGACACGTATGTATTAAACTGAGTGTACAGAGtggttatatttgtttgtttaattcatATTCCATGCGATTATTGAGAAAGATGGAAGTAGAGATTTTTTTGTTCGGCTCAAATATTTCACATGGATTCGAATTGTCACCTGCGAGTTATCTTTTGCCTCTATATTGGTTCATctgaaatattcatgaaattgtAGTGGAACTTCTTATGCCTGCTGTCAAACCAAGATCCACATACCCttaggttgttgttgttgttgttgttgttgtacaacaacaacaacaacaacaacaacaacaacctaaGGGTATGTGGACAAcaacatgttgttgttgttgttgttgttgttattgttgttgttgttgttgttgtttttaatgaAAGATCCACTGAGAGATATCAAATGCAACGATTCGTGGGGACATAGACAACTCTgtttattttaattcatttcagTCGATGTTGGGTCATGATAATTcgatgtcatgaatattcaaataaagcCAGTTTAGGGACAGTGGATTACACCAACTTGAAGGGAAGGGTCTGCTTCCAAGTAAAGTTAAGATTTAGTGTAAACATAGCAGAGAAGGTTTACTttccttttttatttatttacaggtCATGCCACTCTTTGAGTACACTTTTAATATCAATATACGTCAGGGGGTTAGTCGAATACCAAGAATGCGAGTAATGATAAGTATCAGAAACTCCAATAACAGCTTTGTTAGTTTGaaacaatataatgtaatgaaaatttcttaCCTGCAGCTGGCGGGCCAAGGAGAGAACCTATACCCATAGCAAAGAAGTCCCAACCTACAGCAGTTCCCATATCCTTGTCTCCAACACACTCCCTTATAGCTACTGGTACCAATGATTGGTAAACTCCAGCACAAAGACCAATAACACCCGCCATCACAGCTAAAACCCCGTAAACATTTGTCAGTGGAATAGTCAGTGCAGCAACTCCAAATATTCCTACTCCTAAACCAAGGAGCCGCGTAGGAGATACTATTTTCCTATCAATGATCACTCCATGGCATAGTCGTGCTACTAACCCAACGCTTCCATAAACAGTGAGCAACAAGTCTGCATTTAATTTTGTAATACCAGAACTGACAGCTCTGCTTACGAGAAATGATAATGTGATCATGAACCCAAATCCCTCTAAAAATTGTGCAACACATATAATAGATAGTGTTGTGTTTTCAACAAATAATTTCAACCTAAGTTGAGAGACTGCAGATCTTACTTTTAGTTTCAATGACTTTCTCTGTTTCTGACTTTCTCTGTTTTCAGTATTTACACAAGCTTGTTTACTCATATTGAGATTATTGGTTTCACTGTCAATATTGCACATATGTTCAGATGAAGGAATGGCTTTATTGATTAGATGAGACGTACCATCTACATGGTCAGATGTAATTGGTTTGTTATTCCTTTGtcttttcatataattttgtttaGGCAGTGATTTCCTTGCTCGCTTCGTAGTGTTCAGTGGTCTCATTAATGCACCACAGACCAGAACATTAGCATTGATTCCACCGACAATCATCATGGCACCCCTCCAGCCGTATAATTCTATGAGATAATGAAGCAAAGGTGATAATCCAATCACCCCTATACCAAGTCCACTAAAGAAAATACCATTTGCAATGGCAAACTTCTTCTTGAAATACTTGCTTATGTGTAAGATTACAGATACAAACATTAGCCCAAAGCCAAACCCTAAAGTGGTTAAAGAAAAGCATGTTTTAGAaaagacattttcaaaacacTTTGAATAAAATAGTTCTTTCCTTTCCCCGTCATTCCATTAAGGTGGCACAAGCTCATGCGTTAATAAGTCTTTTACCCCAGACTTAAACCATGATTATGTTAGTCTAATGTAATGTTAACGTCTATGCATGCCTGCTacgacattacaattgtcttctggcattaaACTCGATATCTAACATTACtttgaaaaagacaataaaaacaaagcttTGATGAAGACATGGTACCCTATCATATTTAATGGCTATCCCATCGTATTAATACACGGTACACGGGATCGCATGGACTTAGGGAATTAGCTCGGACTACACACAGATTCATGTTCACACTAAAGTCCACACTAGAACCTTGGCGAGACACTTAGCCTTTTACTCCACACATTCGACCCTTAGCCAGAGTCCCTGTGCCTGCCGTTCTAAGTGTGAACTCCTTTTTATATCCATTAATgttcaaatttacataacgcatgtgtatgtgtatggttCAATAATTAACACAAACCATATTAAGTCTCCTATGCCCTAAAGCCTATTCTCAATATCATTGATAAATGACCAATACGAATTCTAGTTTTGCATGAAAATTGTAGACTGTCGTCTCACATACTTGAGTACGTTTGGAATCTTGTGGTCTAAATTCGATAATTGAGATAGTCTTTTGACCTTTCAGTCGAAGTGGGACATGCGATGTAgttaaaattttgaatttactaaaattatgtGTACGTCATCTGTGACAATTGCATATTAAGAAGTTCCTGTGCATTTTCTATCCGAATGATGAATTACGTCATCGTTCATAATCTTTGTATAATATCTTACTACTAgttttgagttcagtcaattgcaagtaacTGTTAAGTGTACATCAGTATGTAGAACATTGTGCGcaccttttaatatgcagaacAAATACACCCCAAAAACATATCAGCTCAGCTTGTGCCAGTTTAAATGTTGGCAATACAACGTTTGATACTTTAACTTGTAACTTTGCTAAAAACTGCGATTTCAGAATCAAATCTTTACAGAGTTTTGTATTTTAGACatgcaaattattttgtttaaagaCCAAAATGATAGCTATGCAATGTGAGACTGAATTTGAAGCAAATTATCTTCCTTTAAAAGAATTAGAACTTTCAAAAAAAGAAATCGTCCTGTAAAATGACTTTCTTGTCGGTTATTTGTAAGCTTATTCAAAGTGACCTTATTTTGTAAACGATCATGTGATGAATTGAAAGAAGGTCTCCATTGTTTGGAGTATAAAACTCACCAACTAATATTCCATATGTGAAGTACAAAACTGCTAGTGATGGTGCAAAGGAAGACAAAACAATTCCAGCTGTAGAAAGGACACCGCCAGCCATTATAGCAACACGTGATCCAAATTTGTTGGTTATTATCGCTGCGAGTGGACCTAGAAGGAAGTAATGTGTTTAAATATAAGAACAGCAAACTGTTGCGACAGAAATGACTCTAACTAGCAGGTCAATCCTGGATAATTGCACAGTCGTTGTAGAATTACTATCTCGGAGTAACCCCACATGCATACATCATACGTGCTCAAAATTCCAAGAGTGTCATGGTTTACTCTCCTTAGAACAAACAGAGTGTGCACTTGACTGGCTAGACTATTTTCAATGTATAGTTATTTCTGCACTTGTGATCTTTCATGTTGACAAATTACTATGTCGGTGCTTAGCTGTTCAAGATATAGAATCACCTTTAGTATATTCATCAATGTTCAACATTAttctaatataatattaattgctttttttaaagtaaaaccGTGTTACCTCCCATAGAGGATTATATATTGAGTAAGGAATAAATACTTGGTTAACATCATTATCTCTGGCTCATCATATAAAATGTGCTCTCGGCTATATCCAACATGTCTCAAcgtaacatacacatacatattttctacattttaggtacacatatgtacatattaagAAATTAGTATATATTGTGATTCAGAGAATGATTCACAC from Glandiceps talaboti chromosome 3, keGlaTala1.1, whole genome shotgun sequence carries:
- the LOC144433201 gene encoding monocarboxylate transporter 12-like: MEKDEKPADADNPPDGGYGWVVAIAAMIIHVIIGGINTTSGIFLVELVDYFEEGTAQASLIGSIAMAVLECSGPLAAIITNKFGSRVAIMAGGVLSTAGIVLSSFAPSLAVLYFTYGILVGFGFGLMFVSVILHISKYFKKKFAIANGIFFSGLGIGVIGLSPLLHYLIELYGWRGAMMIVGGINANVLVCGALMRPLNTTKRARKSLPKQNYMKRQRNNKPITSDHVDGTSHLINKAIPSSEHMCNIDSETNNLNMSKQACVNTENRESQKQRKSLKLKVRSAVSQLRLKLFVENTTLSIICVAQFLEGFGFMITLSFLVSRAVSSGITKLNADLLLTVYGSVGLVARLCHGVIIDRKIVSPTRLLGLGVGIFGVAALTIPLTNVYGVLAVMAGVIGLCAGVYQSLVPVAIRECVGDKDMGTAVGWDFFAMGIGSLLGPPAAGLLYDRSGNYSSVFFLSGGTMITSGLLIFFSPYANSLRTDLQTDLDNVTKINDDKTSVISYDFSVSSV